CAAACAAAAACTGTGAAGTTTTCTCATTTGGAAAGGTCATATGATTGTACCAACGCGAGTTTGGAGCAGCAAATGACACACAAGACCGGAACGGCAATCGATCATTTCAAGGCAGATTTGAATTCACCGGATCTCGTTGCGCGGCTGCGGGCAGGACTGATCGGAGAGGGAGCCCAGATCACGGGTCCGCTCGGTGAGCGCGAGATGATCTATGCCGACTATGTCGCGTCCGGCCGGGCGCTGCGCCAGATCGAGGATTTCGTTCTGGAAGAGGTGCTGCCGGTTTACGCCAACTCTCACACGGAGGCATCCTATTGCGGGAGTGCCATGACACGGATGCGCGAAGCCTCGCGGGCGGAAATCGCGCGCGTCTGCGGCGCGGACGGTTCGTACGCCACCATTTTCTGCGGTTCCGGCGCAACGGCCGGTCTCAACAGGCTGGTTCACCTGCTGGGCGTGAGCGAGGCGGTTAGAAGAGGCGAACGGCCGCTTGTGCTTCTCGGGCCGTATGAACACCATTCGGATATTCTGCCGTGGCGCGAAAGCGGGGCTGAAGTCATCGAGATCGGAGAAGACGAGGCGGGCGGTCCTGATCTCCAGGACCTTGAGGCAAGACTGCTGGCCTGTGGCAGGAAAAGACTGGTGATCGGCGCCTTTTCCATGATGTCCAACGTCACCGGCATCGTGACGGACGATCTCGCCGTGACGAGTCTTCTCAAGAAACATGGCGCGTTGAGCGTCTGGGACTGCGCCGGCTCGGGTCCGTATCTTCCGATCGACATGCAAAGCGGCACGGATGCGCAAAAGGATGCCGTCGTGGTGTCGCCGCACAAGTTCCTCGGCGGACCAGCGGCCTCCGGTGTGATGATCGTCCGCAAGGACGCCGTGAGACGGGATGTGCCGGTTTTCCCGGGCGGCGGCAGCGTCCGCTTCGTGTCCCCTTGGGGCCATGACTACACCACCGATTTGTGCGCACGCGAGGAAGCCGGAACCCCGAACGTGATCGGAGACATCCGGGCCTGCCTTGCCTTTCTCGTGAAGGAAGCCATCGGGCAGGACCTGATGGATGCCAGAAACGCCGCCTGGCGGGGCAAGGCGCTGGCGGTCTGGCAGGAAAACCCGGCGATCGAGATCATGGGAAATCCGCAGGCACGCCATGTCCTGCCGGTCTTTTCATTCCGGATGCGCGATCTGGAGCGCGGCGGTTACATCCATCAGCAACTGGTGACGCGAATGCTCTCGGATGCTTACGGTATCCAGGCGCGGGGAGGGTGTGCGTGCGCCGGCCCCTACGCACACCGCCTGCTTTCGATCGGGCCCGACGAATCGGATAGATTGCGACAGGGCATCCTGGCCGGAGAAGAACTGAAGAAACCGGGGTGGACGCGGTTGAATTTTTCCGTTCTGCTCACCGCAGACAAGGTGGACAGGATCATTTCTGCGGTCGATGAGCTTGCACGCTCACCCTATCCGCTTGCGGACTGGTACGAATGCGACCGGGAAACGGCGCGTTTCAAGGCAGTCAGAACCGCTGCTTGATGAGGATTTGAAAAGATGTGCCGATGGGCGGCCTGGAGTGGCGCACCGAGATATCTGGAAGAGGTCATCTGCGATCCGGCCCACTCGCTGATCGATCAAAGCCGGAATGCGCTGTCCTGCAAGACCGCGGTCAACGCGGACGGGTTCGGCGTTGCCTGGTATGGCGACCGGGAAACACCGTGTTTGTACAAGGACGTACGGCCGGCCTGGTCCGACCCCAATCTGCTTCAGATCGCACGGCACATCCGCTCTGGGCACTTCCTGGCGCATGTGCGTGCGTCGACGGGCACGGCAACGACCCGGGACAACTGCCACCCCTTCACCCACGAGCGCTGGGCATTCATGCACAACGGTCAGGTCGGCGGCTATGAAAAGGTCAGACGGCGTCTCGACAACATGATCCCGGATGACCTTTACCGACACCGCATGGGCGGGACGGACAGCGAGTGCCTGTTCCTGATCGCGCTGGCCTATGGTCTGCGGCTGCATCCGCGTGCCGCCATGGCGCGCGTGGTTCACGAGGCGGAGGCCCTGTCCCGCTACGCCGGAGAAAAACCCCATATGCGCTTTGCCTCCGCATGGTCGGACGGCAACACGCTCTATGCCGCGCGTTACGCGTCCGACAACGTCCCGCCGACGCTCTATTACCGGCAGTTCGATGACGGGGTCATGGTTGTTTCCGAGCCGCTCGACGAAGCGCCCAGCCGCTGGGTTGAAGTCCCACAGGGACACATGATCGAGGTAAAGGATGGCGAGGTTCGGCAGGTCGCCTTCCTGAGCGAGGAAAATCTTGTCGGCTGAGGGGCGCTATCGCATCCAGAACAGGGCGGCCAGGCGTCAGCTCTCGATCCAGTGCCATGCGGTTTCGATCTCGTCCGTGGAATAGTGCATTTCCTCGATCCCGACCGCCTTCGCAAAGAACGCATCCACTGACACGAGCGTTTGGAGAAATTTGCTGTCCGCAACGATGGCGACTTTCCGCAAGTGACGCATGTGGGTCAGCATCCACTTGATATCGGAGGCGGCAGCCTCGAATGAGACGCTGACCTGATCGCCAAGCACGACCAGAATGCTGATCTTGTCGTGCTCCTCGATCATTTTTTCGGCTTCGGCGGTCAGGTCTTTTTCCTGGCCGATGTCGAGCTTGCCGGAGATCTCGACGCCGAGTATGGCACCATTGCTGCGGGGAAGAATCTTGTACATCGGCACCTTCCTTGAAACAGATCCTGCTCTCGAATCCGGTCGCTAGCTTAGTGCACGCGTTTCCCACCATTCAAGGGCAGGCGGTCGTGCGCTGCTCAGCCGTTTCTGTCTTGAGCTTTTGAAACCAGCGCGCGGGTCTGGGCATCAACAATCTCCCGGATTTGCCGCGTCAGCGGAAACTGTTCGGTTCGGGAGGTTCCATATGTCAGGTTGAAG
This region of uncultured Roseibium sp. genomic DNA includes:
- a CDS encoding aminotransferase class V-fold PLP-dependent enzyme; the protein is MTHKTGTAIDHFKADLNSPDLVARLRAGLIGEGAQITGPLGEREMIYADYVASGRALRQIEDFVLEEVLPVYANSHTEASYCGSAMTRMREASRAEIARVCGADGSYATIFCGSGATAGLNRLVHLLGVSEAVRRGERPLVLLGPYEHHSDILPWRESGAEVIEIGEDEAGGPDLQDLEARLLACGRKRLVIGAFSMMSNVTGIVTDDLAVTSLLKKHGALSVWDCAGSGPYLPIDMQSGTDAQKDAVVVSPHKFLGGPAASGVMIVRKDAVRRDVPVFPGGGSVRFVSPWGHDYTTDLCAREEAGTPNVIGDIRACLAFLVKEAIGQDLMDARNAAWRGKALAVWQENPAIEIMGNPQARHVLPVFSFRMRDLERGGYIHQQLVTRMLSDAYGIQARGGCACAGPYAHRLLSIGPDESDRLRQGILAGEELKKPGWTRLNFSVLLTADKVDRIISAVDELARSPYPLADWYECDRETARFKAVRTAA
- a CDS encoding class II glutamine amidotransferase yields the protein MCRWAAWSGAPRYLEEVICDPAHSLIDQSRNALSCKTAVNADGFGVAWYGDRETPCLYKDVRPAWSDPNLLQIARHIRSGHFLAHVRASTGTATTRDNCHPFTHERWAFMHNGQVGGYEKVRRRLDNMIPDDLYRHRMGGTDSECLFLIALAYGLRLHPRAAMARVVHEAEALSRYAGEKPHMRFASAWSDGNTLYAARYASDNVPPTLYYRQFDDGVMVVSEPLDEAPSRWVEVPQGHMIEVKDGEVRQVAFLSEENLVG
- a CDS encoding STAS/SEC14 domain-containing protein, producing MYKILPRSNGAILGVEISGKLDIGQEKDLTAEAEKMIEEHDKISILVVLGDQVSVSFEAAASDIKWMLTHMRHLRKVAIVADSKFLQTLVSVDAFFAKAVGIEEMHYSTDEIETAWHWIES